Within the Dialister hominis genome, the region AATACGGAAAATGATGTCCCGCTTCTCAGGATGGCAGGAGAGTCTTATGCAGTAGCCAATGCGGACAAGATTGCCCTTGATGCAGCGAAAGCTGTCTGCGCATCGAATGAAGAAGACGGCGTAGCGCACATGATTGAAAAACGTCTGAAATAAATCCAACAAAAAGAGACTGGAATCGATGGTTCGATTGACAGTCTCTTTTTATTGGATTATTTGGTATTCTTTTCCCGCTGGGTAAAGAAGGAAAGGGTATCCTTCAATCCGTCGTTTAAGTTGTACGATGGTTTCCAGCCGAAGAGAGATTTCAGCTTTTCATTGGACAGGCAGGAACGATGGATATCTCCTGTACGTTCTTCTGTGTAATGAATGAAGGAATCATCATATCCGGCCAGTGTGACTATTTCATGGGCGAGCTCGTTCAGGCTGATTTCCGTTTCCGTGCTGACATTGCAGATTTCCCCGCTTCCTTTTTCAAGGGCAGCGACATTGGCTGCAACGATGTCATGGACGGAAATGAAGTCTCTTGTCTGTGAACCGTCGCCGAAGATGGTGATGGGCTTTCCGCAGGCAAGGGCTTTTGCGAAAATGTAGATGACGCCGCCTTCTCCGTTAGCTCCCTGACGGGGACCGTACACGTTGCTGTAGCGAAGGATCGTGTAATCAAGGCCGTACAGTTTCTTGTAAAGTTCCAGGTACTTCTCGGTCATCCACTTGGTCAGGCCGTAGAAGGATTCCGGGACAGGCACTTCATTTTCCTTGAGGGGAAGGGCGGGGTTGTCCCCGTAAACAGCGGCAGAGGAGGAGAAAATAATCTTTCTCACGCCAGTCGCTCTTGCGCACTCAAGGACGGAAAGAAGTCCCATGATGTTTTCGTCCGCATCATAGCTTGGATCCTTGATGGATACAGGAACCATGGTCTGTGCTGCTTCGTGATAAACGACGTCAAATTTCCTTTTTTCAAAAAGGTCTTGAAGGGTCTTTCTATCTCTGATATCCGCTTGAATAAATTCCGCCTGAGGCGGGAGGAATTCTCCCGTCCCTGCGGAGAGGTTATCAATGACGGTTACTTCATGGCCGAGCGACAGAAGCTTGTCGACCAGATGAGAACCTATAAATCCGGCACCGCCGGTTACTAAAATTCGCAAAATTCCACCCCCCGGAATCAGTCCTGATGGAAGCGGTAGCCTGCGCCCCAGACGGTTTCGATTCCTTCATAAGGATGTCCGGCAGCGTTTTTCAGCTTGTCTCTCAGTCTGTTGATATGTACGGTGACCGTTGCAGGATCGCCGATCGGATCGAAGCTCCAGATTTTCTCGAAGAGCTGTTCCTTGGAGAATACTTCATTCGGATGCTGGACGAGGAAGTAGAGGAGGTCGAATTCCTTGCCTGTCAGTGTGACGTCCTTGCCGTTCAGGAGTACCTGGCGGGCTTTCGGACAGATGGTGACATCGCCTACGGTAATGCCTTTTTCCACCTGCGGTCTTGCAAGGTCTCTGCTGAGGAGACGGTTGTGGGTAGCGAGCTGAGCTCTCAGGTGAGCCATGAGGACAGTGCCCTTGAACGGCTTCACGATGTAGTCATCAGCGCCGAGGCCCAGACCTCTGACGATGTCCGCATCTTCTGTGCGTGCTGTTGCGAAGATAATCGGCGCATCAGTCTTTTCACGCATTTTGCGGCAAAGAGAGAATCCATCCTCTCCCGGAAGCATGACGTCAAGGATGATAGCATCGATTTTCACTTCATCCATGATCTTGAGGGCTTCCTCGCCATTGTCTGTGACATATGGTTCAAAGCCGGCGCCTTCCAGGAAATCTCTTTCCATGTTGGCAATCTTCGGTTCATCTTCCACTACAAGTACTTTTCTCATTATTTTGTGTTGCTCCCTTCTTTCAGCGGGATATCAAATATCATTTTCAATCCATTTTCATTGACAGCGCGGTAACGTCCCTTATGCGCCGTGACGATCTCCGCTACAATCGCAAGACCAAGGCCGCTGCCGTTGCTTGTTTTGCTTCTTGCCTCATACGTCCTGTAAAAGGCTTCGAATATGTGGGCGGTCTTTTCCGGAGGAACTCCGGGGCCGTCATCCTGATACGTGAATTCTGCATATTTTCCCTTGCGGTAAATCTGGATCAGGACTTCTGAGGTATCTTTGTCTCTATATTTTATCGTATTTGCCAGTAAATTGAAAGCCACTCTCTGGAATTCTTTCTCATCAAGCATGGCGATGATGGAATCATCGGTGTTGTAAGAGACGTTCACATTCCTGGATTTCAAGTATTCCAGGTCTTCATTGATGAAGGAGTGGATAGCGCGGCTGAAGTTCGTCGGTACCGGATGGCAGATGATGCGGCTTGTCGAAAGTTTATTATAAAGAGACAATTCATCGATCAGTTTTGACAAGTCATCTGCGCACGAGGCAATCGAGGCAAGGTACTGCTTCCTCTTTTCCGGCGTTTTGCCAAGTCCCAGCTGCAGGGCTTCCGTGTATCCCATGATTGTCGTGAGCGGGGTCCTAAGGTCATGTGTAATGCCTGAGAAGAGGATCTTGCGGCTTGTGAGGAGGTGGGCGCGTTCTGCGATGCTGTTCTTCAGGTATGACTGCATCGTGCGGAATGTGTTGCAGACCTCGCCAAGCTCATCATCGCTGTGGTGGTCAACCACGACATTGAAGTTCCCGTACTGTATGGCATGGGCTGCCAGGGACAGCTGCTGGAGCGGGATGATGATGCGCGACTTCGTTCTTTCATAGAAGAGGTAATCCATCCTTGCGCTGAAAGCGATGATCGCAAGGATCAGGAGGATGAATCCCATGTAAACATACTTGTTGATGACGGCGTCCCCGTGAGAAGCATAGAGGAGGAGCAGTGTCGTAATGATGATGGAAGCGGAGACAGGAATGCCTATGAGTCCCAGTGTGCTTGCAATCATCTTCTGCTGCAGACTGCTTCCTTCCGGCGGGGCAGGCGGTACAGGTGGCAGCGGAGGTGCTAAGTTCTCTGCCGGATT harbors:
- a CDS encoding NAD-dependent epimerase/dehydratase family protein — encoded protein: MRILVTGGAGFIGSHLVDKLLSLGHEVTVIDNLSAGTGEFLPPQAEFIQADIRDRKTLQDLFEKRKFDVVYHEAAQTMVPVSIKDPSYDADENIMGLLSVLECARATGVRKIIFSSSAAVYGDNPALPLKENEVPVPESFYGLTKWMTEKYLELYKKLYGLDYTILRYSNVYGPRQGANGEGGVIYIFAKALACGKPITIFGDGSQTRDFISVHDIVAANVAALEKGSGEICNVSTETEISLNELAHEIVTLAGYDDSFIHYTEERTGDIHRSCLSNEKLKSLFGWKPSYNLNDGLKDTLSFFTQREKNTK
- a CDS encoding response regulator transcription factor, whose translation is MRKVLVVEDEPKIANMERDFLEGAGFEPYVTDNGEEALKIMDEVKIDAIILDVMLPGEDGFSLCRKMREKTDAPIIFATARTEDADIVRGLGLGADDYIVKPFKGTVLMAHLRAQLATHNRLLSRDLARPQVEKGITVGDVTICPKARQVLLNGKDVTLTGKEFDLLYFLVQHPNEVFSKEQLFEKIWSFDPIGDPATVTVHINRLRDKLKNAAGHPYEGIETVWGAGYRFHQD
- a CDS encoding sensor histidine kinase, yielding MDENDNPAENLAPPLPPVPPAPPEGSSLQQKMIASTLGLIGIPVSASIIITTLLLLYASHGDAVINKYVYMGFILLILAIIAFSARMDYLFYERTKSRIIIPLQQLSLAAHAIQYGNFNVVVDHHSDDELGEVCNTFRTMQSYLKNSIAERAHLLTSRKILFSGITHDLRTPLTTIMGYTEALQLGLGKTPEKRKQYLASIASCADDLSKLIDELSLYNKLSTSRIICHPVPTNFSRAIHSFINEDLEYLKSRNVNVSYNTDDSIIAMLDEKEFQRVAFNLLANTIKYRDKDTSEVLIQIYRKGKYAEFTYQDDGPGVPPEKTAHIFEAFYRTYEARSKTSNGSGLGLAIVAEIVTAHKGRYRAVNENGLKMIFDIPLKEGSNTK